One Candidatus Bathyarchaeota archaeon genomic region harbors:
- a CDS encoding glycoside hydrolase family 78 protein, whose protein sequence is MEENSLIPPPTELFCEYAVNPLGVDVAKPRLSWTLNHEERGRMQSAYQILVASWQENIFNDVGDMWDSGKVYSNKSTNIEYGGKLLESCKTYYWKVRWWDDKGRISPWSKIATFETGILHQEEWKARWISGGNLLRHRFILNGKVKSARAYVSGLGYYELRINGEKVGDRHLDPAWTDYEKVVLYSTYDVSNMLRDGENVVGIILGNGRYNVKPHRRNSFKHYGDPRAILQMRIELTNGEQVLITTNEEWRAAKGPILEDDIYDGETYDARLEPKGWDLWGYDDSEWDQAKIVDPPGGRLVSQATFPPIRAIRTVQPVNITNPKPGVFVFDFGQNFTGWVRIIVSGARGTVVKLRFAEILNSDGTINTAPNVRAACTDTYILRGEGLEVYEPRFTYHGFRYVEVTGFPGVPNIFTLQGIVVHTDVRPSGSFLCSNQLVNSIHKNILWSQLSNLMSIPTDCPQRAERMGWLGDAQLTAEEAIYNFYLDMASFYTKWLRDIALSQKEDGSLPDVAPPYWNFYPADPAWGTACIIIPWNLFLYYGDVRVLQENYGVMKKWVDFLNSKAEDYILKFSKYGDWCQPGQVRSSITPGEVVSTLCYYEDILLLSNIARIIGKEDESKKYMEMAEKIKESFNKKYLKDGYYQPLKEILESTTTAAFSQTANCIPLFLDITPPEFRESVLKKLIDDITRVHDYHINTGIIGTRYLLETLTKFGHAETAYRILTQTTYPSWGYMIKEGATTLWERWEFLAGAGMNSHNHIMFGSIDVWLYKAIAGINADPENPGFEKIVIKPQFIKDLNHAGASINTHRGLIVSKWWRDVNSLMMEISIPVNSKAEVHIPLLDKNQIIKENEKVIWREGQFICDLPEITFNRIETDRIVLNVGSGNYHFKIECLSKF, encoded by the coding sequence ATGGAAGAAAATAGTCTCATACCTCCTCCAACTGAACTATTCTGCGAATACGCTGTGAATCCTCTCGGAGTAGACGTGGCTAAACCTCGTTTATCGTGGACATTGAACCATGAAGAACGTGGTCGAATGCAATCCGCTTACCAAATATTGGTCGCCTCTTGGCAGGAGAACATATTCAATGATGTTGGAGATATGTGGGATAGCGGAAAGGTTTACTCAAATAAATCTACTAATATTGAATATGGAGGAAAACTTCTTGAAAGTTGCAAAACCTACTACTGGAAAGTAAGATGGTGGGATGACAAAGGAAGGATTAGCCCTTGGAGCAAGATTGCAACTTTTGAGACAGGCATACTTCATCAAGAAGAATGGAAAGCTAGATGGATCTCTGGCGGAAATCTTCTTAGGCATAGGTTTATTTTGAATGGAAAGGTGAAATCAGCAAGAGCCTACGTCAGCGGCCTGGGATACTATGAGCTGAGAATAAATGGTGAAAAAGTAGGCGATAGACACCTTGATCCAGCCTGGACTGATTATGAAAAAGTTGTACTATATTCAACATATGATGTTTCAAACATGTTGAGAGATGGAGAAAATGTTGTCGGTATAATTCTTGGAAATGGAAGATACAATGTCAAGCCTCATAGAAGAAATTCATTCAAACACTACGGAGACCCTAGAGCTATACTCCAGATGAGAATAGAATTGACCAATGGAGAACAAGTGCTTATCACGACTAACGAGGAATGGAGAGCTGCTAAGGGTCCGATTCTTGAAGATGATATTTATGACGGTGAAACCTATGATGCAAGACTGGAACCCAAAGGCTGGGATCTGTGGGGGTATGATGACTCAGAATGGGATCAAGCAAAAATTGTAGACCCCCCTGGCGGTAGATTAGTCTCGCAAGCAACCTTCCCGCCCATAAGAGCTATTAGGACCGTACAACCGGTAAACATAACTAATCCGAAGCCTGGAGTATTCGTATTCGACTTTGGACAAAACTTTACAGGATGGGTAAGAATCATAGTATCAGGTGCCAGAGGGACTGTGGTCAAATTAAGGTTCGCTGAGATCCTAAATTCTGATGGAACAATAAATACGGCACCGAATGTCAGAGCCGCATGCACCGATACCTATATCCTGCGCGGTGAAGGTCTAGAAGTTTATGAGCCAAGATTCACCTATCATGGATTCAGGTATGTTGAGGTCACCGGTTTCCCAGGTGTACCAAACATCTTCACTCTTCAAGGAATAGTTGTCCACACAGACGTTAGACCTAGTGGTAGTTTTCTATGCTCAAATCAGCTCGTAAATAGCATTCATAAAAACATACTGTGGAGCCAATTAAGCAACTTAATGAGTATCCCGACGGATTGCCCACAACGGGCCGAGCGAATGGGCTGGCTTGGAGATGCACAGCTAACAGCGGAAGAGGCAATTTACAACTTCTATCTTGATATGGCGTCTTTCTATACAAAGTGGCTTAGAGACATTGCGTTATCGCAGAAGGAAGATGGTAGCCTGCCTGATGTTGCCCCTCCATATTGGAACTTTTATCCAGCAGATCCAGCCTGGGGAACCGCCTGCATAATCATACCATGGAACTTATTCCTCTACTATGGAGATGTAAGAGTCCTCCAGGAAAACTATGGAGTCATGAAAAAATGGGTTGACTTCCTGAACAGTAAGGCGGAAGACTATATATTAAAATTCAGTAAGTACGGAGACTGGTGTCAACCAGGACAGGTAAGATCGTCAATTACACCTGGAGAGGTTGTGTCAACACTATGCTATTATGAAGACATATTATTGCTGTCAAATATTGCGAGAATAATTGGAAAAGAGGACGAATCGAAAAAATATATGGAAATGGCTGAAAAGATCAAGGAGTCATTCAATAAGAAGTACCTTAAAGACGGATATTACCAACCGTTAAAAGAGATTTTGGAATCTACCACTACCGCCGCGTTCAGCCAAACGGCAAACTGCATCCCTCTATTCTTAGACATTACACCCCCAGAATTTAGAGAATCGGTGCTTAAGAAGCTCATCGACGATATAACTAGGGTTCATGACTACCATATTAACACAGGGATAATAGGCACAAGATACTTGTTAGAGACTTTAACAAAATTCGGACATGCTGAAACTGCATACAGAATTTTAACTCAGACCACATACCCGAGCTGGGGGTACATGATCAAGGAGGGAGCGACAACACTGTGGGAAAGATGGGAATTTCTTGCTGGTGCAGGAATGAACTCACACAACCATATAATGTTTGGCAGTATAGATGTATGGCTTTATAAAGCAATTGCTGGTATTAATGCTGATCCAGAAAATCCCGGTTTCGAAAAAATAGTTATTAAACCACAATTTATCAAAGACCTTAATCATGCTGGTGCCTCAATAAATACGCATAGAGGTCTAATTGTTTCAAAATGGTGGCGAGATGTTAACTCGCTAATGATGGAGATATCTATTCCAGTAAATAGCAAAGCTGAAGTTCACATTCCGTTGTTAGACAAGAATCAAATAATTAAAGAAAATGAGAAAGTAATCTGGAGAGAAGGACAATTCATATGCGACCTGCCAGAGATAACGTTCAACAGGATTGAGACGGACCGCATCGTTCTAAACGTCGGCTCAGGAAACTACCACTTTAAAATTGAGTGCTTAAGCAAGTTCTGA
- a CDS encoding RuBisCO large subunit C-terminal-like domain-containing protein → MRIIDEIILPEDPEIEKYVVATYFVRTKERSVIELAYKMANEQTVGEWIKLSTAEEDVDLKPFKGKVLSVWECPDIENENFRESDIKQCIIQLAIPSKNFGGQIPMLLSSIFGNICHLGSIKLIDIALPRDLVDQLPGPNFGIDGLRELLGISKRPLLSTTLKPPTGYSPKVGAHLLYEAAVGGSDIIKDDEVMGDTVFSPVIERVKVYAESLKKAIKETGEEKIYAVNVTDHPERCIRKAEKAVKNGASALMINFLSAGISLISSLARNKKVNVPILAHLNFGGVYYASPYHGISSHLVYGKIARLAGSDMVMLPNPYGKFGVQYEKFARAVAGLRGSLFNKKRTFPFVGGSIKANLLPKLFEILGFDFGIGVGGAVFHHPLGVTAGAKAFRQAIDILVEKGKFDGSEKDFAELKAALEM, encoded by the coding sequence TTGAGGATAATAGATGAAATAATTCTGCCAGAAGATCCTGAAATAGAGAAATATGTGGTTGCAACCTACTTCGTAAGAACCAAGGAGCGATCTGTAATCGAGCTCGCATACAAAATGGCTAATGAGCAGACTGTAGGTGAATGGATAAAACTATCGACTGCGGAAGAAGACGTTGATTTAAAACCCTTTAAGGGTAAAGTCTTAAGCGTATGGGAGTGCCCTGATATAGAGAATGAAAACTTTAGAGAGTCCGACATAAAACAATGCATAATTCAGTTGGCTATCCCCAGCAAAAACTTTGGAGGGCAGATTCCAATGCTTCTCTCATCTATTTTCGGGAATATCTGTCACCTAGGCAGCATAAAACTAATTGACATCGCATTACCAAGAGATCTTGTAGATCAACTTCCAGGACCCAATTTCGGAATAGATGGTTTAAGGGAACTGCTGGGAATTTCAAAACGGCCCTTATTAAGTACTACACTTAAACCGCCAACTGGATACTCGCCGAAAGTGGGTGCACATCTACTATACGAAGCCGCGGTCGGCGGATCCGACATTATTAAGGACGACGAGGTTATGGGCGATACTGTTTTTTCGCCGGTAATAGAGAGGGTTAAAGTGTATGCTGAGAGCCTGAAAAAGGCAATTAAGGAGACTGGTGAAGAGAAAATTTACGCAGTGAATGTTACAGATCACCCTGAGAGATGTATCAGAAAAGCTGAGAAGGCAGTTAAAAATGGCGCCAGCGCGCTGATGATTAATTTTTTGTCAGCTGGCATAAGTCTCATTAGCTCATTAGCCCGGAACAAAAAAGTGAATGTTCCCATACTAGCTCACCTTAACTTTGGCGGAGTCTATTATGCCAGCCCATACCACGGCATAAGTTCTCATCTCGTCTATGGTAAGATTGCACGTTTAGCCGGGTCAGACATGGTGATGCTTCCGAACCCATATGGTAAGTTTGGGGTTCAATATGAGAAGTTTGCTCGGGCAGTCGCGGGTCTCCGAGGTTCGCTTTTCAATAAGAAACGTACATTTCCATTCGTTGGCGGATCAATTAAAGCTAATTTGCTTCCAAAACTTTTCGAGATTCTCGGATTTGACTTTGGGATAGGTGTGGGCGGAGCGGTCTTTCATCATCCACTAGGCGTAACCGCAGGTGCAAAGGCTTTTAGACAGGCTATTGACATCCTGGTGGAGAAGGGAAAATTTGACGGGTCGGAGAAAGATTTCGCCGAGCTAAAGGCTGCACTCGAGATGTGA
- a CDS encoding alpha-xylosidase has protein sequence MKQKNYFVYDFLDLDDPLASKDIVWHACRPVSIHARSGVVTLSVPFEAMERRKNGLAIMEGVNRRSYNLRVMAYGSDIVRVSIAFGGKLPRDEDNPMFEWDPSLKQEDLFPVATEFGWDIFDSNGMLRMSIRTLERPVKKWSNLIGPPPESFEATIFPDGNVSVPFMAWDLFTPDQWESISLGFIERNGSAHRSFFSLHAKNDEKFAGTGERFSRMNLAGKTIVLENVDALGVNNRRSYKNVPFYVSSRPYGLFTATTSSMRLSFADISTRAVQALLEDDWIDLFFIGGGSVESIVRNYRRITGFPRPVPLWSLGVWMSRMSYFSADEVRRVAGRLRSEEFPCDVIHLDTGWFSRDWKCDWKFSPERFPNPKEFMDEMRRLGFRISLWQLPSVGRDTELFEFASKNGYLPPKRKNLEGAEDFSTTIDFTNPEAIVWYQGLLRNLLEMGASVIKADFGETIDMDAEYHGMPANLLRNIYCLLYQRAAFEITEKVKGEGIIWARAGWAGCQRFPVHWGGDSACTWDGLAGTIRGGLHLGVSGFAFWSHDVPGFHGVPNFMNSWPDSTLYLRWTQVATFTSHFRYHGTSPREPYEYPEVASLVRKWLRLRYAIIPYLFNECRKVIKTGLPIFRALIFHHSDDPFSWFIDDEFYCGDSLLVAPILNPEGIRDVYLPAGEWTDIWTGSTIQGPILLKNVKCPLSRIPVYAKTGSTIKVYPKIVQCTDEMTLSDAVDLAFDSSYTGFSHSILGRVTGLE, from the coding sequence ATGAAGCAGAAGAACTATTTCGTATACGATTTTTTAGATCTTGATGATCCGTTGGCCTCAAAGGACATAGTTTGGCATGCATGTAGACCGGTATCTATCCATGCCAGGAGCGGTGTAGTGACCCTTAGCGTCCCATTTGAAGCAATGGAAAGAAGAAAAAACGGTCTCGCTATTATGGAGGGAGTAAATCGCAGGAGTTATAATTTGCGAGTCATGGCTTACGGTAGCGATATAGTTCGCGTTTCCATCGCATTTGGTGGGAAACTGCCTCGGGATGAGGATAACCCAATGTTTGAGTGGGATCCTTCTTTAAAACAGGAGGACTTGTTTCCTGTTGCGACTGAATTTGGATGGGACATATTTGATTCTAATGGTATGTTGAGGATGTCAATTAGAACGCTTGAGAGACCTGTCAAAAAGTGGAGTAATCTAATAGGTCCGCCTCCAGAGTCTTTTGAAGCAACCATTTTCCCTGATGGAAATGTCTCCGTCCCATTCATGGCTTGGGATTTATTCACACCTGATCAATGGGAGTCTATTAGTCTGGGATTTATTGAACGTAACGGATCCGCTCATCGTTCTTTCTTTTCATTGCATGCCAAAAACGATGAAAAGTTTGCGGGAACAGGAGAACGTTTTTCAAGAATGAATCTTGCAGGAAAAACTATCGTACTGGAAAATGTAGATGCCCTAGGCGTGAATAATAGGAGGTCATATAAAAATGTGCCCTTCTATGTTTCAAGCCGACCATATGGATTGTTCACGGCTACCACTTCAAGTATGCGCTTATCATTTGCGGACATTTCAACTAGGGCGGTCCAAGCTCTCCTTGAGGATGACTGGATCGATCTCTTCTTTATTGGCGGCGGCAGTGTTGAGAGTATTGTTAGAAACTATCGCCGCATCACAGGCTTTCCTAGACCAGTTCCCCTGTGGTCTCTTGGGGTATGGATGAGTAGGATGAGCTACTTCTCAGCTGATGAGGTCAGAAGAGTGGCTGGAAGACTTAGAAGTGAAGAATTCCCATGTGATGTGATTCATTTAGATACAGGATGGTTCAGTAGGGACTGGAAGTGCGATTGGAAGTTCAGCCCCGAAAGGTTTCCTAATCCAAAAGAGTTTATGGATGAGATGCGTCGACTTGGGTTTAGAATATCATTATGGCAGCTCCCCTCAGTTGGACGGGATACTGAACTTTTTGAATTCGCATCGAAGAATGGATACTTGCCTCCAAAGCGAAAGAATCTTGAAGGTGCTGAAGACTTCTCCACCACTATAGACTTCACAAATCCAGAGGCGATCGTCTGGTATCAGGGTTTGTTAAGGAATCTTCTCGAGATGGGCGCTTCAGTGATCAAGGCTGACTTTGGGGAGACAATCGATATGGATGCCGAATATCATGGAATGCCAGCGAATCTCTTACGCAACATCTATTGCCTGCTTTACCAAAGGGCGGCGTTCGAGATTACCGAGAAGGTGAAGGGTGAGGGGATTATTTGGGCTAGAGCAGGTTGGGCTGGTTGCCAACGTTTCCCTGTTCATTGGGGAGGTGATAGCGCATGCACATGGGATGGTCTTGCGGGTACAATTAGAGGCGGTTTACATCTTGGGGTTTCAGGTTTCGCTTTCTGGAGCCATGATGTCCCAGGATTTCACGGGGTGCCAAACTTCATGAACAGCTGGCCTGACAGCACATTATACTTGAGGTGGACACAAGTAGCAACATTTACATCCCACTTTAGATATCACGGCACTTCCCCTAGAGAGCCATATGAGTATCCCGAGGTGGCCTCCCTTGTCCGAAAGTGGCTTAGGCTTAGGTACGCCATAATCCCGTACCTCTTTAATGAATGTAGAAAAGTTATTAAGACAGGTCTTCCAATTTTTCGCGCATTAATATTCCATCATAGCGATGACCCATTCTCATGGTTCATCGACGATGAATTTTATTGTGGAGACTCTTTACTTGTTGCTCCGATTCTGAACCCTGAGGGGATAAGAGATGTCTATTTGCCAGCTGGCGAATGGACAGACATCTGGACAGGGAGCACAATCCAAGGCCCAATCCTGCTGAAGAATGTCAAGTGTCCTCTATCAAGGATACCTGTTTATGCCAAAACAGGCTCAACAATCAAGGTGTATCCGAAGATTGTTCAATGTACAGATGAAATGACCCTTTCGGATGCGGTTGATCTTGCTTTCGATTCCTCCTACACTGGATTCTCTCATTCCATTCTTGGGAGGGTTACTGGGCTTGAGTAA
- a CDS encoding aspartate/glutamate racemase family protein, whose translation MVCVAAIYTGQGLMEIMRKIFAEEFPDCQLINILDDSIIREVMLHGGVTPFIARRLISYFFLAVDAGADIILNTCSSVGEVVDIARPIIEKPIVRIDEPMAEEAVKNFSVIGVLATVRSTLTPTINLLKKKALEENKDISIIQGLAEGAYQALMNGLPEMHDKLIMETASRISEKAEVIVLAQGSMTRIERVLAENTGKPVLSSPRLAVRTIKNMVNCSK comes from the coding sequence TTGGTATGCGTTGCCGCGATCTATACTGGCCAAGGGCTTATGGAAATTATGCGGAAGATCTTCGCTGAAGAATTTCCGGACTGCCAACTCATTAACATTTTAGATGACAGCATTATAAGAGAAGTGATGCTTCACGGCGGTGTGACACCATTCATCGCTAGGCGTCTAATATCATACTTCTTTCTTGCAGTTGATGCTGGCGCCGACATAATACTTAATACATGCTCATCTGTAGGCGAGGTGGTGGATATTGCAAGACCAATCATTGAGAAACCAATAGTGAGAATAGACGAACCCATGGCGGAAGAAGCTGTGAAAAATTTTTCAGTGATAGGTGTCTTGGCTACAGTGAGATCTACACTTACCCCAACGATCAATCTGCTAAAGAAAAAGGCTCTCGAAGAGAACAAGGATATCTCAATAATCCAGGGGTTGGCTGAGGGAGCATATCAGGCGCTGATGAATGGTCTTCCAGAGATGCATGACAAACTTATAATGGAGACAGCTTCTCGGATTTCCGAAAAAGCTGAAGTAATAGTTTTGGCGCAGGGATCCATGACGAGAATAGAGAGAGTGCTCGCCGAAAATACTGGAAAACCAGTATTGTCAAGCCCTAGGCTTGCAGTTAGGACAATAAAAAATATGGTTAATTGTTCCAAATAA
- a CDS encoding methyltransferase domain-containing protein, whose translation MSTSNKNVIVVPKLSREAEIGLKHKEKFLSKLSVGRLLDVGCNNGEITLLYARFCRAYEVYGIDIDPSFVEAARGRGIKTFLCDINKDTFPFENEFFDLVTATEVLEHLYDTDHALSEIWRVLKRNGFFLISVPNLAAWHSRISLLLGFQPYQCEVSFHYHVGTIIELDGANGHIRAFTLRALRHLLERKGFEVLAIAGGPSEHIPKIREKLGRFPLILDNLLSRFPSIAGHVIILCKKR comes from the coding sequence TTGTCTACGAGTAATAAAAATGTAATAGTTGTGCCCAAATTATCTAGAGAAGCAGAGATCGGTCTTAAGCATAAGGAAAAGTTTCTTTCCAAACTTTCCGTCGGTAGGTTGTTGGATGTCGGATGTAATAATGGTGAAATCACATTGTTGTATGCGCGCTTCTGCAGAGCATATGAGGTTTACGGTATCGATATTGACCCCTCGTTTGTCGAAGCTGCTAGAGGAAGAGGCATTAAAACCTTCCTATGTGATATAAATAAAGACACATTTCCATTTGAGAACGAGTTCTTCGATCTAGTAACAGCAACTGAGGTTCTCGAGCATCTTTACGATACTGATCATGCATTATCTGAGATATGGCGAGTATTGAAGCGTAATGGCTTCTTCTTAATTAGTGTTCCAAATCTTGCCGCATGGCACAGCAGAATCAGTCTACTCCTGGGATTTCAGCCATATCAATGTGAAGTAAGCTTTCATTATCATGTGGGTACGATCATAGAGTTAGATGGTGCGAATGGGCATATCAGAGCTTTTACTCTGCGCGCATTGAGACATCTATTAGAGAGGAAGGGTTTCGAAGTATTAGCCATAGCTGGCGGACCGTCGGAGCATATTCCAAAAATAAGGGAGAAATTGGGAAGGTTCCCTTTGATTTTAGATAATCTTCTATCGAGATTTCCGTCGATTGCTGGTCATGTGATCATTCTCTGCAAAAAGAGATAA
- the nadA gene encoding quinolinate synthase NadA, protein MDQQVMIEKIEKMKKEKRAVILAHNYQRPEVQDIADFVGDSLELSLYATKTDAKIIVFAGVSFMAETAAILNPDKTVLLPDRNALCPMASMLPAELIKLYREKYPKAKVVLYINTLAEAKAQSDAICTSANSAEIINRLDSDTILFGPDWNLTHYTKKSAKKDIVPIPAYGFCPVHILFNKEGIQKLKKIYPQAEVMAHPECTPEVCAAADFVGSTSKMCREAKMSHAKEFIVATEIGLLHRLRKERSDAVYIPAYEDAVCVNMKLITLEKIYRSLKEERHKIKLPPKIAEQARRAIDIMLEK, encoded by the coding sequence ATGGATCAGCAGGTGATGATTGAGAAGATAGAGAAGATGAAGAAGGAAAAAAGAGCGGTGATACTTGCCCACAATTACCAGAGGCCCGAAGTGCAAGACATCGCTGACTTCGTAGGGGATAGCCTAGAACTCTCATTATATGCGACAAAAACGGATGCTAAGATCATCGTGTTTGCAGGGGTCAGTTTCATGGCGGAGACAGCAGCTATCCTGAATCCGGACAAGACAGTCCTTCTTCCAGATAGGAACGCTCTATGCCCAATGGCCTCCATGCTCCCTGCAGAGTTAATCAAATTATATAGGGAAAAATACCCGAAGGCAAAAGTTGTCCTCTACATAAACACGTTAGCAGAAGCGAAAGCCCAGAGTGATGCTATCTGCACATCCGCAAACTCCGCCGAGATCATAAATAGGTTAGATTCTGACACCATCCTCTTCGGACCAGACTGGAACCTAACACACTATACAAAAAAGTCAGCCAAAAAGGATATTGTGCCTATACCCGCCTACGGTTTCTGCCCCGTCCACATACTCTTTAACAAAGAGGGAATCCAGAAGCTTAAAAAGATCTACCCACAAGCCGAAGTCATGGCCCACCCAGAATGCACACCAGAAGTATGCGCCGCAGCCGACTTCGTAGGCAGCACCTCAAAAATGTGCAGAGAAGCCAAAATGAGCCACGCCAAAGAATTCATAGTAGCAACCGAGATCGGATTACTGCATAGGTTACGGAAGGAAAGAAGCGACGCAGTATACATACCAGCATACGAAGATGCGGTCTGCGTGAACATGAAACTCATAACACTAGAGAAGATCTACAGATCACTAAAGGAAGAGAGGCACAAGATTAAACTGCCGCCAAAAATCGCTGAACAGGCAAGAAGGGCCATCGACATTATGCTAGAGAAATAG
- a CDS encoding DUF5605 domain-containing protein: MEVPKVEQWGIFEVSYKGPEKGNPFLDVEIMAEFTQKDRRLLIRGFYDGEGTYKIRFMPDNLGPWKYVIKSNIPELDGKSGLLECVDPSPENHGPVKVRDAYHFEYADGQPFLPVGTTCYAWIHQGEDLERKTIETLKKSPFNKLRMCVFPKHYVFNSNEPIYYPFEGNISDGWDYTRFNPKFFQHLEQRVMDLLNLSIQADIILFHPYDRWGYSKMGSETNERYLKYIVARLSAFRNVWWSLANEYDLMQSMTMDEWDRYFKIIVENDPYGHLRSIHNCRTLYDYSKPWVTHVSVQYQDLDLASKIKEWRKEFGKPIIVDECGYEGDIHRDWGNLPPEEVVRRFWVGYASVAYVTHGETYWNREEILWWSKGGTLHGESPRRIEFLRKIMESIPYYALKPIDFKTGRAVGCYTEDNRYFLIYFGINRPRFRILDFLPEGSQYNVDIIDTWNMTIEQLGERFVKGSKVDLPGKSYMALRIRRIEQ; encoded by the coding sequence TTGGAGGTTCCTAAGGTTGAGCAATGGGGAATTTTCGAAGTATCCTATAAGGGACCTGAGAAGGGAAATCCCTTCCTAGATGTAGAGATAATGGCGGAATTTACCCAAAAAGACAGGCGACTACTCATTAGAGGTTTCTATGATGGAGAAGGTACCTATAAGATCAGGTTCATGCCAGATAATTTGGGCCCATGGAAATATGTGATAAAAAGTAATATTCCGGAATTAGATGGGAAGTCAGGGCTTCTCGAATGTGTTGATCCATCACCTGAAAATCATGGACCAGTTAAAGTTAGGGATGCTTACCATTTTGAGTATGCTGATGGACAACCCTTCCTGCCAGTTGGAACAACTTGCTACGCATGGATTCATCAAGGAGAAGATCTCGAAAGAAAGACGATTGAGACATTAAAAAAATCGCCATTCAACAAGCTTCGAATGTGCGTCTTTCCAAAGCATTACGTCTTCAACAGTAATGAGCCAATATACTATCCTTTTGAAGGAAATATTTCAGATGGATGGGATTACACCAGATTCAACCCAAAATTTTTCCAACACCTTGAACAAAGAGTAATGGATCTTCTTAATCTAAGTATCCAAGCAGACATTATCCTGTTCCACCCCTACGACCGATGGGGATACAGCAAGATGGGAAGTGAGACCAATGAACGTTACCTGAAATACATAGTCGCCCGATTATCCGCATTCCGCAACGTCTGGTGGTCCCTAGCCAACGAATATGATCTTATGCAATCCATGACGATGGATGAATGGGACAGATACTTCAAGATAATAGTTGAGAATGATCCCTATGGCCATCTAAGATCGATCCACAACTGCAGAACATTATATGATTACAGTAAACCATGGGTCACACATGTGAGTGTTCAGTATCAGGATCTTGACTTAGCATCTAAAATAAAGGAGTGGAGGAAAGAGTTTGGAAAACCAATCATCGTGGACGAATGTGGATATGAAGGAGACATTCATCGTGACTGGGGAAATCTTCCGCCTGAAGAGGTTGTTCGAAGGTTTTGGGTTGGATACGCAAGCGTAGCCTATGTAACGCATGGAGAGACGTATTGGAACCGTGAAGAGATATTATGGTGGTCAAAAGGAGGAACGCTTCATGGTGAAAGCCCGAGGAGAATAGAATTCCTACGCAAAATAATGGAATCCATCCCATATTACGCATTAAAACCGATAGATTTCAAGACTGGTAGAGCAGTAGGTTGTTACACAGAGGATAACCGCTATTTCCTCATATATTTCGGCATTAACCGTCCAAGATTTAGGATTCTAGATTTTCTGCCAGAAGGATCACAATATAATGTGGATATAATTGACACATGGAACATGACTATTGAACAGCTAGGAGAGAGATTCGTGAAAGGTAGTAAAGTCGACCTACCTGGCAAGTCATACATGGCGTTGAGAATAAGACGTATCGAGCAGTAA